A DNA window from Nitrospira sp. contains the following coding sequences:
- a CDS encoding PAS domain S-box protein: MTLWSRSHSLQQKIITAIVMVGLLPLSLSLLLSYVEERRALREAIGANFKEVAVEASRRTEMHVTRGINEAQQLGTTPFLRTAVTESNRTYEGKDERAIDAMIKDWQQRWRQRDTRSEFPLFINRIVTNYLIRWHDIRKSDYVGILVTDARGALVVSSIPQVEYFYGKTPWWTALVKSQVSRPYVSDIAFDPAFGTHVVVVAVPIIEDGGREVIGAVTILLRRDTLFHSIGEVSIGSSGHAMLFNSDGVSLICPVLSPEEHTMTPELVRTIVQEKAGWTIAPDDSHGSHNALIGFAPVRFSEPLAPGSMGGKQWVTVIRQDPEETYAPLGRLVGRVLLYGVLVFAVLVGTGLIVARRIARPIKILHDGVLEIASGRLDQTLQIRTGDEIEHLAGAFNQMAANLKLSFTQIEQRMLEVRRLEEKYRDLIEHSPEMIYQLDRAGQFVHVNQTGLEKLGYSLDEMLAMRLWDVVPPDQAGHVLSYLERLMVKGRNTIETIFLAKDGRRIDVEIHATALFDQEGGGIVHTRAFVRDVTERHQLERQLQQYTSKLETAVSERTQQLVASQARYKALFDLVADSVFMVDRDGRIVAVNQREEQALGYSESSVVGRSIFDIALPAFREGVRALLMELAGGQRQVPTHEIAVLTAAGVETPVEMDLIRTGAAEAPLIMVQLRDITDRKRMERQLRSYRDELEVKVRERTKEIEETKQYLENLLENANDVIYTLDTEQRFTYVNSKIEAWGYRKDDLIGRPYLSLLSKRHRGRRLKSTLDIGAKQVYEVEVVTRTGEARSVMVSVSPLHGVDGEILGVLGIARDMTDTKKLEQQIRNSEKLASVGKLAAGVAHEINNPLGGILNCLYNLGKGTIAPARREEYLASMEDGLHRVQKIVRQLLDFSQQHQPEFAPADINTVIERVLVLTNHLFAPNRIVLESSLGNGLPAVMIDRHMIEQVLMNLILNAVQAMKEGGVLSIRTWVEEGICLVEIRDTGSGIPAAVLPKIFDPFFTTKREGEGTGLGLSVSLGIVERHGGKILVDSEVGKGTVFTLWLPVSRERQPVERVS, from the coding sequence ATGACACTCTGGAGTCGGTCTCACAGTCTCCAGCAGAAAATCATCACGGCGATCGTGATGGTGGGTCTCCTGCCACTCAGTCTCTCCCTTCTGCTCAGTTACGTGGAAGAACGGCGGGCGCTCCGCGAGGCCATCGGCGCCAACTTCAAGGAAGTGGCGGTCGAGGCGTCGCGTCGGACCGAGATGCATGTGACGCGCGGGATCAACGAAGCGCAGCAACTCGGGACCACCCCCTTCCTCCGCACGGCCGTGACGGAGTCGAACCGCACCTATGAGGGGAAGGACGAGCGTGCAATCGATGCCATGATCAAAGACTGGCAGCAGCGCTGGCGCCAGCGCGACACCCGCAGCGAGTTCCCACTGTTCATCAACCGCATCGTCACGAATTATCTCATCCGCTGGCACGATATCCGGAAGTCCGATTACGTCGGGATTTTGGTGACGGACGCCCGCGGCGCCCTCGTGGTGAGTTCGATCCCCCAGGTGGAGTATTTCTACGGCAAGACGCCCTGGTGGACGGCGCTGGTGAAGTCGCAAGTGTCCCGTCCGTACGTCAGCGATATCGCCTTCGATCCGGCCTTCGGAACGCACGTCGTAGTCGTGGCGGTGCCGATCATTGAAGACGGTGGCCGGGAAGTCATCGGCGCCGTGACCATTTTGCTCCGGCGCGATACGCTGTTCCATTCGATCGGCGAAGTGTCGATCGGCTCATCCGGCCACGCGATGCTCTTCAACTCCGACGGCGTTTCCTTGATTTGTCCGGTGTTGTCGCCTGAAGAGCATACGATGACGCCGGAACTGGTCAGGACCATCGTGCAGGAGAAGGCCGGTTGGACCATCGCGCCTGACGACTCCCATGGGAGCCACAATGCCTTGATCGGATTCGCTCCGGTGCGGTTCAGCGAACCCCTGGCGCCCGGCAGTATGGGCGGAAAACAATGGGTGACGGTCATTCGGCAGGATCCGGAAGAGACCTACGCTCCTCTGGGACGTCTCGTCGGCCGAGTGTTGCTGTATGGAGTGCTGGTGTTTGCCGTGCTGGTGGGCACGGGGTTGATCGTGGCCCGGCGGATCGCCAGGCCGATCAAAATCTTGCACGACGGTGTTCTGGAGATCGCCAGCGGCCGGCTCGATCAGACCTTGCAGATCCGAACCGGGGATGAGATCGAACACCTGGCCGGCGCCTTCAATCAGATGGCCGCTAATCTAAAGTTGTCGTTTACGCAAATCGAACAGCGGATGCTCGAAGTGCGGCGGTTGGAGGAAAAGTATCGGGATCTGATCGAGCATTCCCCGGAAATGATTTATCAGCTGGACCGGGCAGGGCAATTTGTCCATGTGAACCAGACCGGGCTGGAGAAACTCGGGTACAGCCTCGACGAAATGTTGGCCATGCGGCTCTGGGACGTGGTGCCGCCGGACCAGGCGGGGCATGTCCTGAGCTATCTTGAGCGGCTCATGGTGAAAGGCCGCAACACCATTGAAACGATCTTTCTTGCGAAGGACGGCCGTCGGATCGACGTGGAGATCCATGCCACGGCGTTGTTCGATCAGGAGGGGGGCGGCATCGTCCATACGCGCGCATTCGTACGGGACGTGACCGAGCGGCATCAGTTGGAGCGGCAGCTTCAGCAATATACGAGCAAACTCGAAACGGCCGTCTCCGAGCGGACGCAGCAGTTGGTCGCGTCGCAGGCGCGCTATAAGGCGCTCTTCGACCTTGTGGCCGACTCCGTCTTCATGGTGGATCGCGACGGGAGGATCGTCGCGGTCAACCAGCGGGAAGAGCAGGCCTTGGGCTATTCGGAATCGTCGGTCGTTGGGCGCAGTATCTTCGACATTGCTCTGCCCGCGTTTCGCGAGGGGGTTCGTGCCTTGTTGATGGAATTGGCCGGAGGGCAGCGGCAGGTCCCTACCCACGAGATCGCTGTTCTCACGGCCGCCGGTGTCGAGACCCCGGTTGAAATGGATCTGATTCGCACCGGCGCCGCCGAGGCCCCGTTGATTATGGTGCAGCTCCGCGACATCACCGACCGGAAGCGGATGGAACGGCAGCTGCGGTCTTACCGGGATGAACTGGAAGTGAAAGTCCGGGAGCGCACGAAGGAAATCGAAGAGACGAAGCAGTATCTAGAGAACCTGCTCGAAAATGCGAACGATGTCATTTACACGCTGGACACCGAGCAGCGCTTCACTTACGTCAACAGTAAGATTGAAGCCTGGGGCTACCGGAAAGACGACCTCATTGGCCGGCCCTACCTATCTCTGTTATCTAAGCGGCACCGGGGGCGCCGGCTCAAGAGCACGCTCGATATCGGCGCAAAGCAGGTGTACGAAGTCGAAGTGGTTACCCGCACGGGCGAGGCCCGGTCTGTTATGGTGAGTGTGTCGCCGTTGCACGGGGTGGACGGGGAGATTCTTGGCGTCCTCGGGATCGCCCGCGATATGACCGACACGAAAAAGCTGGAACAGCAAATCAGGAATTCGGAGAAATTGGCATCCGTCGGCAAGCTCGCGGCGGGAGTGGCCCACGAGATCAACAATCCGTTAGGTGGCATCCTGAACTGCCTCTACAATCTCGGAAAGGGGACGATCGCACCGGCCCGGCGCGAGGAGTATTTGGCCTCGATGGAAGACGGATTGCACCGTGTGCAGAAGATCGTCCGGCAGTTATTGGATTTCTCTCAGCAGCATCAGCCGGAGTTTGCGCCGGCCGACATCAACACGGTGATCGAACGGGTGCTGGTGCTGACGAACCATTTGTTCGCGCCGAATCGGATTGTGCTCGAGTCCTCTCTAGGCAACGGGTTGCCGGCGGTCATGATCGACCGGCATATGATCGAGCAAGTCTTGATGAATCTGATTTTGAATGCCGTCCAGGCGATGAAAGAGGGCGGCGTCCTCTCGATCCGGACCTGGGTCGAAGAGGGGATCTGTCTGGTGGAAATTCGAGACACCGGGTCCGGTATTCCGGCGGCGGTGCTGCCGAAGATTTTTGATCCGTTCTTCACGACCAAGCGCGAAGGTGAAGGGACGGGGTTGGGTTTGTCGGTAAGTCTCGGGATTGTTGAGCGTCATGGAGGCAAGATTCTTGTGGATAGTGAAGTCGGCAAAGGCACAGTCTTTACTCTCTGGTTGCCCGTCTCCCGCGAGCGGCAGCCGGTGGAGCGGGTTTCATGA
- a CDS encoding sigma-54 dependent transcriptional regulator encodes MTPLTILIVDDEPLMRLSIVDALEAVGHDVCAAATGTEGIEEARRREYDLVITDLRLPGADGLAVLKAAKEARAQTEVVVITAHGSVETAVGAMKLGAFDYITKPFKMDELLLIVERAGTVVALRKENQDLKEILEDKFSFGGILGSNTKMRAVLDKIKTVAATDSTVLILGESGTGKELAANAVHQNSPRRDYPLIKVSCAALPESLLEAELFGHEKGAFTGALRQRRGRFEMANRGTLFLDEIGEISPVVQVKLLRVLQERKFERVGSNQTIDVDVRLVCATQKDLRKEVAGGRFREDLFYRLNVVQVVIPPLRARQEDITVIADHVLQSCSTKMNKKLRGFSQPARELLLRYSYPGNVRELENMVERAVALGRDREPIQPSDLCGFQACPYLGGEPQESCGFCNEGLTGKPKKKELSLTALSTAREAFEKDYILSVFERVEGSRTTAAKILGLSRKALWEKCKRYGIPSARDEAEEEDGA; translated from the coding sequence ATGACGCCACTTACGATTCTGATCGTCGACGACGAACCCTTGATGCGCTTGTCCATCGTCGATGCGCTTGAAGCGGTCGGTCATGACGTCTGCGCCGCGGCCACGGGAACCGAAGGGATCGAAGAGGCGCGCCGGCGGGAATACGATCTCGTGATCACCGATCTGCGATTGCCGGGCGCCGACGGGCTGGCGGTGCTGAAGGCAGCGAAAGAGGCGCGGGCGCAGACCGAAGTGGTGGTGATCACGGCGCATGGCTCCGTCGAAACCGCCGTGGGCGCGATGAAGCTCGGCGCCTTCGACTATATTACCAAGCCGTTCAAAATGGATGAGCTGTTGCTGATCGTCGAACGGGCGGGAACCGTGGTCGCACTTCGCAAAGAGAATCAGGATCTGAAGGAGATCCTGGAGGATAAGTTCAGTTTCGGCGGTATTCTCGGATCCAACACGAAAATGCGGGCGGTGCTGGACAAGATCAAGACGGTCGCGGCCACGGATTCCACAGTGCTGATCCTGGGCGAAAGTGGAACAGGAAAAGAACTGGCGGCCAATGCCGTGCATCAGAACAGCCCGCGGCGGGACTATCCCTTGATCAAGGTGAGTTGTGCGGCCCTTCCAGAATCGCTGCTGGAAGCGGAGCTGTTCGGTCATGAAAAGGGCGCCTTCACCGGCGCGTTGCGTCAACGACGGGGCCGGTTCGAAATGGCCAATCGTGGCACCTTGTTCCTGGATGAAATCGGGGAAATCTCGCCGGTCGTGCAGGTCAAGCTGTTGCGTGTGCTCCAGGAGCGGAAGTTCGAACGGGTCGGGAGTAACCAGACGATCGATGTGGATGTGCGGCTGGTCTGCGCGACGCAAAAAGACTTGCGGAAAGAGGTGGCAGGGGGCCGGTTCCGGGAGGATCTCTTTTACCGTTTGAACGTCGTCCAAGTGGTGATTCCGCCGCTGCGCGCGCGGCAGGAAGATATCACCGTCATCGCCGATCATGTGTTGCAGTCCTGTTCAACCAAGATGAACAAGAAGCTGCGGGGTTTTTCCCAGCCGGCACGGGAGCTGCTGCTCCGCTATTCCTATCCGGGTAATGTGCGCGAGCTGGAGAATATGGTCGAGCGCGCCGTGGCGCTGGGCCGCGACCGGGAGCCGATTCAGCCGTCCGATCTGTGCGGCTTTCAGGCCTGCCCCTATCTGGGCGGTGAGCCGCAAGAGTCCTGTGGTTTTTGTAATGAGGGGTTAACCGGAAAGCCCAAAAAGAAAGAACTGTCGCTCACCGCGCTTTCGACCGCCCGAGAAGCCTTTGAGAAAGACTACATCCTCTCTGTCTTTGAGCGGGTGGAGGGGAGCCGCACTACCGCGGCGAAAATCCTCGGCCTTTCCCGCAAAGCCTTATGGGAAAAGTGCAAACGCTACGGCATCCCTTCGGCAAGAGATGAGGCTGAGGAAGAAGACGGAGCGTAG
- a CDS encoding DUF4258 domain-containing protein → MSELPTSCGIRKWLGMETEIARVLKAPAEVRLSRSDDIVQLLYEFYAQTLVGGKWLCVVVKCPPDDAFVVTAYLTDRPKPGEVIWPKK, encoded by the coding sequence ATGAGCGAGTTGCCCACATCCTGCGGCATCAGGAAATGGCTGGGGATGGAGACGGAGATCGCGCGAGTGCTTAAAGCGCCGGCAGAAGTGCGTCTGTCCCGTTCGGACGATATCGTGCAGTTACTCTATGAATTCTACGCTCAAACGCTGGTTGGTGGGAAATGGCTCTGTGTCGTGGTAAAGTGCCCACCAGATGACGCGTTTGTGGTGACGGCCTATTTAACTGATCGACCCAAGCCAGGAGAAGTCATATGGCCGAAAAAGTAA
- a CDS encoding DUF2283 domain-containing protein, producing MAEKVKVWFDPEADYLEVQFREAAGFMRPTAHDAVMERVDEDGHVLGFSVLGVSRFRKGHPLEAELVAGE from the coding sequence ATGGCCGAAAAAGTAAAAGTCTGGTTTGATCCGGAAGCGGACTATCTCGAAGTGCAGTTCCGTGAGGCAGCAGGTTTCATGAGACCGACAGCCCACGATGCTGTCATGGAACGGGTGGACGAGGATGGGCACGTTCTTGGCTTCAGCGTCCTCGGGGTCAGCCGCTTTCGCAAAGGCCATCCGCTAGAGGCAGAATTGGTCGCCGGCGAATGA
- a CDS encoding WD40 repeat domain-containing protein, which translates to MPEHTMTPPLPSATPEAAAPQPPIDFLEYWKTDCREIKTFRGHSHGVWAVAFSPDGLTLASGGAERLVRMWDIETGRLLRSLRGHTNDIRAIVFTPDGLTLATASEDRTIRLWNPKTGEPTKLLFTRYDHNVCSLSLSPDGLMLARGSHNKDIKIWEVTTGTELMTLLGKDQYDHHWSVCVAFCPDGIHLASGTDIGKIKLWEVLPSGEEKVLHDGHWQRDADDSTETRGYFIEDDGGFQKPMDYWIGAMTFTPDGKTLITGSRDKTIKFFEMPKLIEKKVLTGHTAWVRSLAVSPDGKVLASAGDDNTIKFWDIAAGRHFKTVKGHTAGVRQITFSPDGKRLASASWDRTIKLWEGGAEPTE; encoded by the coding sequence ATGCCTGAACACACGATGACGCCCCCCCTTCCCAGCGCCACCCCGGAAGCGGCCGCCCCGCAGCCGCCTATCGACTTTCTTGAGTATTGGAAAACCGATTGCCGGGAGATCAAGACGTTTCGGGGGCACTCGCACGGTGTCTGGGCGGTCGCCTTCTCGCCTGATGGGCTGACCCTGGCCAGCGGCGGAGCCGAACGCCTGGTCCGCATGTGGGATATCGAAACCGGCCGGCTCCTGCGCTCGCTCCGCGGCCATACGAATGACATCCGCGCCATCGTCTTTACCCCGGACGGACTCACCCTCGCCACCGCGAGCGAAGACCGCACCATCCGCCTGTGGAATCCGAAAACCGGCGAACCGACCAAGCTGCTGTTCACCCGATACGATCACAATGTCTGCAGCCTCTCCCTCTCGCCGGACGGCCTCATGCTCGCGCGCGGGAGCCACAATAAAGACATTAAGATCTGGGAAGTCACGACCGGCACCGAGCTGATGACGCTCCTGGGTAAAGATCAATACGACCATCACTGGTCCGTGTGCGTCGCCTTCTGCCCGGACGGCATCCATCTGGCGAGCGGCACCGACATCGGAAAAATTAAGTTGTGGGAAGTGCTCCCGAGCGGCGAAGAGAAAGTCTTACACGACGGGCACTGGCAACGCGATGCCGATGACTCCACTGAAACCCGCGGCTACTTCATTGAAGACGACGGCGGCTTCCAAAAGCCGATGGACTACTGGATCGGCGCCATGACCTTCACCCCGGACGGCAAGACCCTCATCACCGGCAGCCGCGACAAAACCATCAAGTTCTTCGAGATGCCGAAGCTGATTGAGAAGAAGGTCCTGACCGGGCACACGGCCTGGGTCAGATCCCTGGCCGTCTCGCCGGACGGGAAGGTGCTCGCCAGCGCCGGGGACGACAACACGATCAAGTTCTGGGACATCGCCGCCGGCCGACACTTCAAAACCGTGAAGGGTCATACCGCCGGCGTCCGCCAGATTACGTTCTCACCGGACGGCAAACGACTCGCCAGCGCCTCCTGGGATCGCACGATCAAGCTCTGGGAAGGCGGCGCCGAACCGACTGAGTAA
- a CDS encoding 4Fe-4S dicluster domain-containing protein has product MSVAKAAQEFSRHVDAAPEAPAPVLRTDWLRPPGAVEEVLFLERCTKCGDCIKACDPGAIVCHGGDGTPVIFADQSPCLLCDDLPCIAACATDALLPVDRMPDIRLGVAVVSQRLCTAGQGCHACVSKCPVDALSMDFSAMRLEVSAESCVGCGMCEHICNTVNDHVAIRVTPVRQLAGF; this is encoded by the coding sequence ATGTCTGTCGCCAAGGCGGCGCAGGAGTTTTCTAGGCACGTCGATGCTGCGCCTGAAGCGCCGGCTCCGGTCTTGCGGACGGATTGGCTGCGGCCGCCGGGGGCTGTGGAAGAAGTTTTGTTTTTGGAGCGCTGCACGAAATGCGGCGATTGTATCAAGGCCTGCGATCCTGGGGCGATTGTCTGCCATGGCGGGGATGGGACCCCGGTGATTTTTGCCGACCAGTCGCCCTGTCTCTTGTGTGACGATCTTCCCTGCATTGCCGCCTGTGCGACTGACGCGTTGCTGCCGGTCGATCGGATGCCTGATATTCGACTCGGTGTGGCGGTGGTATCTCAGCGGCTGTGCACGGCCGGGCAGGGGTGTCATGCCTGCGTTTCGAAGTGTCCTGTGGATGCATTATCAATGGACTTTTCGGCCATGCGGCTTGAGGTATCCGCAGAGAGTTGCGTGGGTTGTGGTATGTGCGAACATATCTGTAATACCGTCAATGATCACGTGGCGATCCGTGTGACGCCTGTGCGGCAACTCGCCGGGTTCTGA
- a CDS encoding molecular chaperone TorD family protein, with the protein MTSKQSVQTATSTAATVIPTIPTIKDSPAVERALNRSKLYLLVSWSLLYPEDEEFLDYLQCGEFVEDGRAALDALQAALDANQGGDRAKLKLAALKKQLDNVEKLVASECVNWQLSDLQSEHRRVFSNVITLDCPPYETLFGNDHVFAQSHTMGDIAGFYKAFGVELSKDIHERLDHLSVEFEFMHFLAYKESYSRCHDGADKTQIVVDAQKKFVKNHIGRWVPLFCRMLTKKSDSGLFKIVADMTSDWIEFETAFLGVTPQPYTETDYRPATFNSPEGQTYECGAQDQGNELSVLLNEVGAQSFLDVKDKDKDKEEGGPVGTA; encoded by the coding sequence ATGACGAGTAAACAATCGGTGCAGACTGCAACATCTACCGCTGCTACCGTTATCCCTACCATCCCGACGATCAAAGACTCTCCCGCCGTTGAGCGAGCGCTCAATCGCAGCAAGCTTTATCTCCTTGTTTCCTGGAGCCTTTTGTATCCGGAAGACGAGGAATTTCTTGATTACTTGCAGTGCGGGGAGTTTGTGGAAGACGGTCGCGCGGCATTAGATGCCCTCCAGGCGGCCTTGGATGCCAATCAGGGCGGAGATCGCGCGAAGCTGAAGCTGGCTGCTTTGAAAAAGCAGTTGGATAATGTCGAAAAGCTGGTGGCGTCAGAATGCGTGAACTGGCAGTTGAGCGATCTGCAGTCGGAGCATCGGCGTGTGTTCAGCAATGTGATCACGCTGGATTGTCCGCCGTACGAAACCCTCTTCGGTAACGATCACGTGTTTGCGCAGTCCCATACCATGGGCGACATCGCCGGCTTCTATAAGGCGTTTGGCGTCGAGTTGTCGAAGGATATTCATGAGCGGCTCGACCACCTCAGCGTCGAGTTCGAGTTCATGCATTTCCTGGCCTACAAAGAATCCTATTCCCGCTGCCATGACGGGGCCGACAAGACGCAGATCGTTGTGGATGCGCAGAAAAAGTTTGTTAAAAATCACATCGGGCGATGGGTTCCTCTGTTTTGCCGGATGTTGACGAAAAAGTCCGATTCCGGTCTGTTCAAGATCGTCGCGGATATGACCTCTGATTGGATTGAGTTCGAAACCGCGTTCCTCGGAGTCACCCCGCAGCCTTACACAGAAACAGATTATCGTCCGGCGACCTTTAATTCGCCTGAAGGTCAGACGTACGAGTGCGGAGCGCAGGACCAGGGGAATGAGTTGAGCGTGTTGTTGAATGAAGTCGGCGCGCAGTCCTTCCTGGATGTGAAGGACAAGGATAAGGACAAGGAGGAGGGCGGACCAGTCGGAACCGCGTAG
- a CDS encoding ethylbenzene dehydrogenase-related protein, whose translation MRVVQTTNKKLVFSILLSALVVGVMLTIGQVPLAVSQPVTIPAKAVKGPIPMDGANPVWESVPGVIVPLSGQLITTPMHPNISVKSVFVKAMSNGKELGLRVEWNDQTKNDTAIGPQDFRDQAAIMFPVTTSGAPPFQCMGQSGGTTNIWRWNAEWQKDLGKDSAGMWDVDDQYPGIFWDYYFEEPAGGVTYPDRIGRSLGPFNSGIWSGNIMSDPTLRVSSVEDLNANGFSTLTTQSHQDVFGNGVWEPSGSVKGGGYSGPTWRVVIKRSLETSDANDTQFKAGMSVPIAFAVWDGNNIERNGMKALSTWFTLKLP comes from the coding sequence ATGAGAGTTGTGCAGACGACCAACAAGAAATTGGTGTTTAGCATTCTGCTCTCTGCCCTCGTCGTCGGCGTCATGCTGACGATCGGGCAAGTGCCCTTGGCCGTAAGCCAGCCGGTCACGATTCCGGCGAAGGCAGTCAAGGGACCGATTCCCATGGATGGCGCCAACCCCGTGTGGGAAAGCGTTCCTGGTGTAATCGTTCCGTTGAGCGGTCAGCTGATCACCACCCCGATGCATCCGAACATCTCGGTGAAGTCGGTGTTCGTGAAGGCCATGAGCAACGGTAAGGAGCTCGGCCTGCGCGTGGAGTGGAACGATCAGACGAAGAATGACACAGCCATTGGTCCGCAGGACTTCCGCGACCAGGCTGCGATCATGTTCCCGGTGACCACCTCCGGTGCGCCACCTTTCCAGTGTATGGGTCAGTCCGGCGGAACCACCAACATCTGGCGGTGGAACGCGGAATGGCAGAAAGACCTTGGTAAGGACAGCGCGGGCATGTGGGACGTGGACGATCAGTACCCAGGCATTTTCTGGGATTACTATTTCGAAGAGCCGGCCGGTGGCGTGACCTATCCTGATCGGATCGGTCGGAGCCTTGGGCCATTCAACTCAGGCATCTGGTCCGGTAACATCATGTCCGATCCGACGCTCCGTGTGAGCTCGGTTGAAGACCTGAATGCCAACGGATTCAGCACCCTCACCACCCAATCCCATCAGGACGTGTTCGGGAACGGTGTGTGGGAGCCGTCAGGTTCCGTCAAGGGTGGCGGTTACTCTGGTCCGACCTGGCGCGTGGTCATCAAGCGCAGCCTGGAGACCAGTGATGCGAACGACACGCAGTTCAAGGCGGGAATGTCTGTGCCCATCGCGTTTGCCGTGTGGGATGGGAACAACATTGAGCGCAACGGTATGAAGGCGCTCTCCACCTGGTTCACGCTCAAGCTTCCGTGA
- a CDS encoding radical SAM protein: MKVSLLFPPTWHPSQPYLSLPSLTGFLHQGGVKDVSQRDLGIELLDQLLTRSFGAEVHEQLLAKQRELEKSTSGETGPGSREHAAKIAESLDRFPYLIDRVELAKETLRSEAFYDLDAYRGSLFMIDKWLELVSSVYFPTRLTVVDNQFSNYSIYSSKDLMKVIRDEVQNPYISLFRDKFIPSIVNDRPDLIGVSITATSQIIPGLTLCRLIKEAAPDLHITIGGSIFTRLVDNIRRCPSLFDITDDIVVFEGETALLELVNQMAGKKDFSKVPNLIYRQNGKITVNQPFYSENVNQLPAPNYDGFPLDKYLSPEPVLPVQFSRGCYYKDCAFCALTLDHQNFRQKEPGRTIEELKWLKQRYGAQNFFFTDECFALAPTKRLCQQMTEHKLDIKWTCEMRFEKNLSRELLTSMRDAGCLKIVFGLESFNQRIMDFMKKGIKQEWVRRIADDCVDLGIAVHCYIIVGFPTEKEEEALETMNFIVENKKLHGSFGFSCQPCLFDLEKEAPIMSDPGGYGIRRIMRPSAEDLSLGFFYEVQEGMTPDESEKLYQHVYERVSEVVCELPFNYSMADGLLYIAHEKAQAVQAPQPISAS, encoded by the coding sequence ATGAAAGTTTCGTTGTTGTTTCCGCCTACCTGGCATCCCTCTCAACCGTATCTCAGTCTTCCCTCTCTCACCGGATTCCTGCACCAGGGTGGCGTCAAAGACGTCTCTCAGCGGGATCTTGGAATCGAGTTGCTCGACCAACTTCTGACCCGCTCTTTCGGAGCTGAGGTTCATGAGCAGTTGCTCGCAAAGCAGCGGGAGCTGGAAAAGAGTACGTCTGGAGAGACTGGTCCGGGAAGCCGTGAGCACGCGGCCAAAATTGCGGAGTCGCTCGATCGGTTTCCCTATTTGATCGATCGGGTAGAGTTGGCAAAAGAGACGCTGCGTAGCGAGGCCTTTTACGATCTTGATGCGTATCGCGGCAGTCTCTTCATGATCGATAAATGGCTGGAGCTGGTGTCGTCGGTGTATTTCCCGACAAGATTGACGGTCGTCGATAATCAGTTCAGCAACTATTCGATCTATTCCTCGAAAGACCTCATGAAGGTCATTCGAGATGAAGTGCAGAATCCCTACATCAGCCTGTTCCGCGATAAATTTATTCCATCGATCGTGAACGATCGCCCGGATCTTATCGGTGTGTCGATCACGGCCACGTCGCAGATTATTCCCGGCCTGACGCTGTGCCGATTGATCAAAGAAGCGGCTCCCGATCTCCATATTACGATCGGAGGCAGTATCTTCACTCGCCTGGTCGATAATATCCGCCGCTGTCCGAGTTTGTTTGATATTACCGATGACATCGTCGTGTTCGAAGGAGAGACGGCGTTGCTGGAGCTGGTCAATCAGATGGCCGGGAAGAAAGATTTCAGCAAGGTGCCGAATCTGATCTATCGCCAAAACGGGAAGATCACGGTCAATCAGCCGTTCTATTCAGAAAATGTGAACCAGTTGCCGGCGCCGAACTACGACGGGTTTCCACTCGACAAGTATTTGTCGCCGGAACCGGTCCTGCCGGTCCAATTTTCGCGTGGATGCTACTACAAAGATTGCGCGTTCTGCGCCCTCACGCTTGATCACCAGAATTTCAGGCAGAAGGAGCCGGGCCGGACCATTGAAGAGCTGAAATGGCTCAAGCAGCGGTACGGGGCGCAGAATTTCTTTTTTACCGACGAATGTTTTGCGCTCGCACCCACCAAGCGGCTCTGTCAGCAGATGACGGAGCACAAGCTGGACATCAAGTGGACCTGCGAAATGCGGTTCGAAAAGAACCTCTCCCGTGAACTCCTGACGTCCATGCGTGATGCCGGTTGTCTCAAGATCGTGTTCGGATTGGAGTCCTTCAATCAGCGGATCATGGATTTCATGAAGAAAGGCATCAAGCAGGAGTGGGTCCGGAGGATCGCCGACGACTGTGTGGACCTGGGAATTGCTGTCCATTGCTACATCATCGTCGGATTTCCTACGGAGAAGGAAGAAGAAGCGCTGGAAACCATGAACTTCATCGTGGAGAACAAGAAGCTGCACGGGTCGTTCGGATTCTCCTGCCAGCCCTGCCTCTTCGATCTTGAAAAGGAAGCTCCGATCATGAGCGATCCGGGAGGATACGGGATACGCAGAATCATGCGGCCCTCTGCAGAGGATCTGAGTCTGGGGTTCTTTTATGAGGTGCAGGAGGGGATGACGCCGGACGAGTCGGAAAAGCTCTATCAGCATGTTTATGAACGGGTCAGTGAAGTGGTTTGCGAATTGCCCTTCAATTATTCGATGGCGGACGGATTGCTCTACATTGCGCATGAAAAGGCGCAGGCTGTCCAGGCGCCGCAGCCGATCAGCGCGTCCTAG